A window of the Hordeum vulgare subsp. vulgare chromosome 5H, MorexV3_pseudomolecules_assembly, whole genome shotgun sequence genome harbors these coding sequences:
- the LOC123400017 gene encoding protein ROOT PRIMORDIUM DEFECTIVE 1 — protein sequence MLRRIAVLRPPPPPPRAVAAVLAGGSDAGYSSKSTSLPQKQQRVRDHAFDGIMEVQKRVRRFLALHALLLYAASPTAPSGAFSGGGSGAVSVAFSRLGALSRRQLRLAPLDAGNFMLRHPHAFHLFLHPVHRILHVRLTPRASAALRLEADAIASLRPGAVLRLRKLLLLAPPHHRLRLEHIRLLRRDFGLPDDFADSVILSNPALFRLTPDDFVEFVPSPDDPPDLTVAAVERSRERHYREHRAPGAGEEDARFAFPTRFPPGFKIGKYFRIAVWKWQRLPYASPYADVSGHDLRSLEAQRRMEKRAVAAVHELLCLTVEKRTTLERLALFRDALGVPKKIKEFLLKYQGIFYISTRGNQGKLHTVFLREAYYKGELVGSNEIHDARRKLEELLLMGREKANVDRMFTSMGRGWDELGGGRRGGAELREKFLGDAGGRKRKVGADDDDDGADSGEDSGVESLYIE from the coding sequence ATGCTCCGTCGCATCGCCGTGCTAcggccgcccccgccgccgccgcgcgcaGTGGCGGCGGTGCTCGCCGGCGGGTCCGACGCGGGCTACTCCTCCAAGTCCACCTCCCTCCCCCAGAAGCAGCAGCGCGTCCGCGACCACGCCTTCGACGGCATCATGGAGGTGCAGAAGCGCGTCCGCCGCTTCCTCGCGCTCCACGCGCTGCTCCTCTACGCCGCCTCCCCCACCGCGCCCTCGGGCGCCTTCTCCGGCGGGGGCAGCGGCGCGGTGTCCGTGGCCTTCTCCCGCCTCGGCGCCCTCTCGCGCCGCCAGCTCCGCCTCGCGCCCCTCGACGCCGGCAACTTCATGCTGCGCCACCCGCACGCCTTCCACCTCTTCCTTCACCCCGTCCACCGCATCCTCCACGTGCGCCTCACCCCGCGCGCTTCCGCCGCGCTGCGCCTCGAGGCCGACGCCATCGCCTCCTTGCGCCCCGGCGCCGTCCTCCGCCTCCGCAAACTGCTCCTCCTCGCGCCCCCGCACCACCGCCTCCGGCTGGAGCACATCCGCCTCCTCCGCCGCGACTTCGGCCTCCCCGATGACTTCGCTGACTCCGTCATCCTGTCTAATCCCGCCCTGTTCCGCCTCACGCCTGACGACTTCGTCGAGTTTGTGCCCTCCCCTGACGACCCACCCGACCTCACCGTCGCCGCCGTCGAGCGCTCCAGAGAGCGCCACTACCGTGAGCACCGTGCTCccggcgccggcgaggaggacgcGCGCTTCGCGTTCCCCACCCGCTTTCCGCCGGGCTTTAAGATTGGCAAGTATTTCCGCATTGCAGTTTGGAAGTGGCAGCGCCTCCCCTACGCATCCCCGTATGCGGACGTCTCTGGCCACGACCTGCGGTCACTGGAGGCACAACGCCGCATGGAGAAGCGTGCTGTCGCTGCTGTCCATGAGCTGCTCTGTCTCACTGTCGAGAAGCGTACCACGCTAGAGCGTCTCGCGCTCTTCCGCGACGCCCTTGGTGTGCCAAAGAAGATTAAAGAGTTCTTGCTTAAGTATCAGGGGATATTTTACATATCAACAAGAGGAAACCAGGGGAAGCTGCACACTGTGTTCCTCCGGGAGGCATACTATAAAGGGGAGCTTGTAGGTTCCAATGAGATACATGACGCAAGGCGGAAGCTGGAGGAGCTGCTCTTGATGGGCCGAGAGAAAGCGAATGTGGATCGTATGTTCACCAGCATGGGTCGTGGATGGGATGAgcttggtggtggtcgtcgtggaGGAGCAGAATTGAGGGAGAAGTTTCTTGGGGATGCAGGTGGCAGAAAGAGGAAAGTTGGtgctgacgatgatgacgatggtgccgATAGTGGGGAGGACTCAGGAGTTGAATCACTCTACATCGAATGA